In Gossypium arboreum isolate Shixiya-1 chromosome 5, ASM2569848v2, whole genome shotgun sequence, a single genomic region encodes these proteins:
- the LOC108452220 gene encoding glucuronoxylan 4-O-methyltransferase 3-like, which yields MRSNSKPQSPSQSSVNIKLILICAFFLLFLLLVFSTTSSTRQQQEPSPSPSISESHIANSTTACPSLPLTPSCTKAPPSLANALIHYATTNITPQQTFKEILVSARVLEKKAPCNFLVFGLGHDSLMWTALNHGGRTVFLEEDKAWIEQVKQKLAGLESYHVEYDTKVHQADALLETGMKEECKVVSDPRSSDCELALKGFPSEIYEIEWDLIMVDAPTGFHDDAPGRMNAIYTAGLIARNRAEGETDVFVHDVNRVVEDKFSKAFLCEGYLREQQGLLRHFTIPSHRARSGRSFCP from the coding sequence ATGAGGTCCAACTCCAAACCTCAGTCTCCATCTCAATCTTCCGTCAACATCAAGCTCATCCTCATCTGtgctttctttcttcttttcctccTCCTGGTTTTTAGCACTACCTCTTCTACCAGGCAACAACAAGAACCATCACCATCACCCTCCATTTCAGAATCCCACATTGCAAACTCAACAACAGCCTGCCCGTCTCTTCCCCTCACTCCATCATGCACCAAAGCCCCGCCGTCTCTGGCCAATGCCCTCATCCACTACGCAACAACCAACATCACCCCACAACAGACCTTCAAGGAAATCTTGGTGTCGGCAAGAGTGTTAGAGAAGAAAGCGCCCTGCAACTTCTTGGTCTTCGGCTTAGGCCATGACAGTTTGATGTGGACAGCTCTTAATCACGGTGGGCGTACAGTCTTCCTGGAAGAAGACAAGGCATGGATCGAGCAGGTGAAGCAAAAGCTTGCCGGTTTGGAATCGTACCATGTTGAATACGACACGAAAGTTCACCAAGCAGATGCACTGCTAGAGACAGGGATGAAAGAGGAATGCAAAGTTGTGAGTGATCCTAGATCCTCCGACTGTGAACTTGCTCTCAAAGGGTTTCCGAGTGAGATTTATGAGATCGAATGGGACCTGATCATGGTTGATGCCCCCACTGGGTTCCACGATGATGCCCCTGGGAGAATGAATGCTATCTACACTGCAGGTTTGATAGCTAGGAACAGAGCAGAAGGGGAGACGGATGTGTTTGTGCACGATGTGAACAGAGTTGTGGAAGATAAGTTCTCAAAGGCATTTCTTTGTGAAGGATATTTGAGGGAGCAACAAGGATTGCTAAGGCATTTCACCATTCCCAGTCACAGGGCTCGCTCTGGTAGATCCTTTTGTCCTTGA